Part of the Haloarcula laminariae genome is shown below.
CCGCCGCCGCCGGCACTCCCGTGGTCGTCCATTCGGGCGACCGCGTCCCCACACAGAAGCAGGACGCCTACAAGCACGTGCTCGACGAACTGGGCGTCCGGACCGAACTCGACCCGTCCGAGAGCGCCGACATGGTCGACGACGTCGGCTTTGGTTTCTACTACCAGCCCGCGTTCAACCCCGGCGTCGACGCCCTCTTCGAGCGGCGTGACCAGGTGGGCGTCCGCTGTTTCGTCAACACCGTCGAGACGCTCGCGAACCCGTCCGGGGCGAGCGTCCACCTCGGCAGCTTCTATCACCTGCCCTTCGCCAAGAAGATGGTCCGCACGCTCGTCGAGTCGGAGACGACGGACCTCGAACGCGCGCTCTTCTTCCAGGGGATGGAGGGGTACGACGACGTCCGCCCCGGCGAGACCATCGTCGCCGAGTGGCCCGCCGAGGGCGACGACGCGGACGACGACGGCATCGCCGACTTCGAGATTCGCACGGGCGAATACGGCATGGACGTGACGGGCGACGACCTCGCCGTCGAGGACGTGGCCGGCGAGTCCGCCGAGATCACCGAGGCGGTGCTGACCGGCGACCGGACCGGCGCCTTCGCCGACGCCGTCACGCTCAACGCCGCCCTGCGAATCTACGCCCGGGACGACGCCGAGAGCATCGCTGACGGGCTCGAACAGGCCCGCGCGGCCATCGACGACGGCAGCGCCGCCGCCGCGCTCGACGACCTCCGCGCGTTCTGAGCGTCGGAACCGATTTTCCGCGCCCGTCCCTAGCTTCGGTGTGACTCTGTCAGAGACCGCCGAGGAGTGGACGGTTCCGGCTGACGACGGCCCCTGGCGCCACGACACCGTCGAGACGAACGGCGTCCGACTCCACGCCGTCACCGCCGGCCCCGAGGACGGTGACTTGGTCGTGCTTTTGCACGGCTTCCCCGAGTTCTGGTACGCCTGGCGCCACCAGATTCCGGCCCTGGCCGAGGCGGGCTATCGCGTCGTCGCGCCGGATATGCGCGGCTACAACCGCTCCGAGAAGCCCATCGGCGTCGATGCCTACCACATCGACGAACTCGTGGGCGACGTGGCCGGCCTGGTCGCCGCCTTCGACCGAACGTCGGCCCACATCGTCGGCCACGACTGGGGCGGGCTGGTGGCCTGGCAGACCGCTATCGACCGCCCCGGGACCGTCGACCGGCTGGCTGTTCTGAACGCGCCCCACCCGGCGGCCTACGAGCGCGCGCTGCGGTCGAACCCGGTCCAGCTCGGCAAGTCCTGGTACGTCGGCTTCTTCCAGCTCCCGGGCCTGCCGGAGTGGAGTCTGGGCGCGCGGGACTTTGCGGCCATCGAGCGGCTGCTCGGCGACGGAACGGTCCGGCCCGGCGCCTTCTCCGAGACGGACATCGAGCGCTACAAGGCGGCGCTTGGACAACCGGGCGCCCGGACGGCAGCGCTCAACTACTACCGGGCGATGGCCCGGCGGACGGCGAAACTGACGCTGACTCGGGGCGGCGTCGGCGACCAGCCGGTGCGGGCGCCGACGCTGCTCATATGGGGCGAGCGGGACGCGGCGCTCGACGTGTCCCTGACCGAGGGCCTCGACGAGTGGGTCCCCGACCTTCGCGTCGAGCGGCTCCCCGACGCGAGCCACTGGGTGCAGTCCGACGCGCCCGAGCGGGTGAGCGAGCTACTGCTCGACCACCTCGCGTAGAGCGAACAGCCCACACTCCCGCTGCTCCCCGTTCCGCATCGAGGGTTCCCTTCGGTAACCCTCATACCGCCCGCGAGGCGACGTGTGGGACTCTCGCGACACGCCTCGCGGTCGCTTGTCAGACCATAGCGGGCTCTGGTCTCGTCCCCGTACAAGAACGCTCGGTCACAGTGGGCAAGTTTTTCCCCGCCGGTGCCTTCCTTCCTGTATGAGCGACCTGACAGCGACGCTCCACACGACAGAGGGCGACATCGAAGTGGAACTGTACGAGGAGAAGGTCCCGAACACCGTCGAGAACTTCGTCGGGCTGGCCGAGGGCGCCGACGACTACGACTCCGCGGAGGTCGGCCCCGGCACCGGCGCCTGGGAGGACCCCGACTCGGGCGAGAAGCGAATCGACCCGCTGTACACCGACATCGAGATCCACCGCGTCATCGACGACTTCATGATTCAGATGGGCGACCCGACCGGTACCGGTCGCGGCGGCCCCGGCTACACCTTCGAGGACGAGTTCCACGACGACCTGACCCACGACGAGGCGGGCCTGCTCAGCATGGCCAACCGCGGCCCCGACACGAA
Proteins encoded:
- a CDS encoding anthranilate phosphoribosyltransferase encodes the protein MAQATREYGDWPLKRLMTEVVGSGHKSADDMTRAQSREAFQRILDGEPDHTTLGAFWLANRWKRNTPVELGAYVDVMAEESVVTAEPEADPVDCGANYDGKGRSAILGVAAGLVAAAAGTPVVVHSGDRVPTQKQDAYKHVLDELGVRTELDPSESADMVDDVGFGFYYQPAFNPGVDALFERRDQVGVRCFVNTVETLANPSGASVHLGSFYHLPFAKKMVRTLVESETTDLERALFFQGMEGYDDVRPGETIVAEWPAEGDDADDDGIADFEIRTGEYGMDVTGDDLAVEDVAGESAEITEAVLTGDRTGAFADAVTLNAALRIYARDDAESIADGLEQARAAIDDGSAAAALDDLRAF
- a CDS encoding alpha/beta fold hydrolase; this translates as MSETAEEWTVPADDGPWRHDTVETNGVRLHAVTAGPEDGDLVVLLHGFPEFWYAWRHQIPALAEAGYRVVAPDMRGYNRSEKPIGVDAYHIDELVGDVAGLVAAFDRTSAHIVGHDWGGLVAWQTAIDRPGTVDRLAVLNAPHPAAYERALRSNPVQLGKSWYVGFFQLPGLPEWSLGARDFAAIERLLGDGTVRPGAFSETDIERYKAALGQPGARTAALNYYRAMARRTAKLTLTRGGVGDQPVRAPTLLIWGERDAALDVSLTEGLDEWVPDLRVERLPDASHWVQSDAPERVSELLLDHLA
- a CDS encoding peptidylprolyl isomerase; the protein is MSDLTATLHTTEGDIEVELYEEKVPNTVENFVGLAEGADDYDSAEVGPGTGAWEDPDSGEKRIDPLYTDIEIHRVIDDFMIQMGDPTGTGRGGPGYTFEDEFHDDLTHDEAGLLSMANRGPDTNGSQFFITLGPQHHLNGKHAVFGEVIDGMDVVETIGNTDTDPNDAPTTPIVLESVEIHR